Part of the Imperialibacter roseus genome, TGATCATTGTGCTGGGAATTGCTTTCGAGCAAGGTCAAAAATTACAGGAAGAAAGCGAACTCACTATCTGATGCCGATTATAGTCAACCTCGATGTAATGATGGCGAAGCGGAAGATCCGTTCCAAAGACCTGGCCGACAGGCTGGGCATCACCGAAGCCAACCTGTCGATACTGAAGACAGGCAAGGCCAAAGCAGTGCGATTTTCTACGCTGGAGGCTATCTGTCAAATACTGGAATGCCAGCCAGGGGATATTTTGGAGTTCAGGGAGGAGGATTAGGGGCATTGCTGAGGTTGTTCTTCAAATCATTCTCCACAAGCGGTAATTGCGAGGCTGCCGATAAATATTACATAAATAACCTAACACCAACAGCCGTGGCAATCTGTTCGAGTTAGCAGTCACCGCTGACAGATTGCCACGTCACAAAAACAATCTGCTGACGTGAAATTTGGACTAGTGACTCGCAATTACCGAAGAATTTGAGCTTGTTCACCCCTTCACCAAATACTTATCCAACCACCCCACCACCAGCTTCCGCATCTCAGGCAGCTCTTCGTGCGGACAATCAAACAGCTCGATGAGGCAATCTTCTTCCCGGCCGTGCTGCTTATACAGCGGCAGCAGGTAATCTCTCACCTTTTCCACTCCAGCGGGTGGTGTCAGCAGGTCCTGCTGGCCATTGAGGCTGAGGTGAGGGCGAGGAACGATCAGTTCGTTGATGGTGCTGGTAGAAAAATGCCGGAGCAACGAAGGCACATAGTAGTAGATGCCATGGCCGCTGAGGTTGCCAATCTTCATCAGCTCATCAAAGTCGGTTAGGCAGCAAAGGTCGAGGCAGGTGGTGATGCGGGTGTCGAGCGCCGCCAGCCACCAGGCTTTGGTAGCGCCCATAGAAAGCCCGAACACGCCCACCCGGCTGGTGTCGGCTTCCGGCCTGGCCAACAGGTAGTCGAGGGCTTTCATTTCGTCCCACAGCATCATGCCAAAAAGGGTTTGCCCTTTCCACAGCATTTCTTTGAAGGTGTCGGCTTCGCCAAACGCTCCATTTTTCAACCGGTTCCTTTCGCCAAAGCACCAGCTGTCAATGGCCAGGGTCATAATGCCTTTTTTTGCATACACCTCGGCATAGGCCGGCATCACAGTTCGCCCGTTGAGCAGTTCTTCTTTCCCTATTTCATAGGTGCCAAAGTGGGCATGACAGTAGAGCATGCAAGGGGCTTTACCTTTCAGGTTGTCGGGTACGAGTAGGATGCCATGTACCTTCTCCAACCCATTGAAGTCGAACTCCAGGTGCTCCAGGGTGTAGCCGTTGCGCTTTTCTTTTTTAACCAGTTGCGGAGGCTTGGGTATATACTGGGTGGGTAAGTCTCCCAACAGCCCAAGCAGTTTTTTGCGCTGACTGGCCTGATGGCTGGTGTAGATTGAGTCTTGGAGAGGCATAGTAAACGTAGGTAATTCAAATGGCAACATGCTGACGACCGAGGCCGCCACTGAGTTTTTAATAAATGTTCTTCGGAATGATCCCATGTGCCTTTATTGTGTGGAGAAAGTTAACGATTTTTGGACGCCTTTTTTATCATAAATGCCGGCAACGGTACATTTTTCGATTCGTTGCCCTTTGCTTTCTCCGACCGGAAATTTTACTTTGAGCCAAGCCACAGGCTTTTGTATCTAACTAACATTTGCGGAGACCCCCTTTATGATAAATCCTGGCCAGCGGCCAAGCACACATGAATTCTTTTTTCGGAGCAGTTTTTTGTCAATAGGCCATCTCCAGCTGCTGAAGCTGACCATGCGCTGGCTATCGATGCTCTGGATGTTGACAGCCTGCCGGTCAGCTGACGAAAAAGTGCAGAAGAAAGAGCTGGCATCTGTTATAGATATCCCTGCATTTATCAAATCTGCCGACCACAAGAGAAATGCTGGAGAGTTTGCTTCGGCTGTTCAGCACTATGACAGTTTACTTGCAGCAGCGTCGCTTACGAAGGAACAAGAAATATACCTGGTCATTAATCGGGAGATGTGCCGTCTGCTGACCACCGATACGCTGACCACCGTGAGTCAGGATCAACTTAGTGATTCAGTCTTGGCCCAACAAACTGTTTCCGGCAAGCTTCTCAAGAGCGTTGTCGACATCAGGAATGGGCGGTCTGCATTAAAAACGCTGCATGAGGCGAGTGCCACGCTTAGGAGAACCGGCTTTGAGGCTAGTTTTGAATACTTCGTAGTGCTGGAGCACCTGGGTTGGTGTCATCAGATGGTGCACGGCGAAACTGATTCATCTTATTTCTATTACAAAAAAGCGCTGGATATGGCGGGCGATTTTGAAGTCCTATCGCCCTTCATTCCACGACTTCTCGTGCAACTTTCGGAAGTGGCCATTACCAACAGGGATATGGTCGCCGCCCTTGGGTATACCGAACAGGGCCTACGCTACCAGCCAGCGAACAGAGACTTGCATGAGTTGCTGACCCTGAAGGCAACGCTCCTGCGGAGATTAGAGAAGTTCGATTCGGCGAATTATTACTACCAGCTTGCCGACGAGAAGATCCAATTGAGTGGAGACACGTCCAGCTTGGCCAAGCTTTTGAGAGAAAGAGCCCTGCATGAAATGATTGTGAATAACGACTCATTGTTCCGCTTCCAAATGATGCGTCTGGAAAGTTTGCCTGCGCACTTTGCAAACAATGCCTCGGTAAGCACCGATCGTTTGTACGGCTTCTATCACTTTTTAAGAGGAGATGCTCAGGCAAGTATCGATGCCTATGAGAGGGCCGTGGCGCATTTTTCCAAACAAAAGCTTCCTGATATTGTGCAGACAACAGAGGCTTATTGGGTACTTGCTTACCTGTACAGGCAGATTGGGGAGTACGAAAAGGCGGAAAAGAATATTTTCGCAGCGATCGTCTATTTTTCACCCTACAAAAACACTCCTTTTTCCTGGGAAGTTCTTGTTTCTCCAGAGGTAGCCAACTGGAGCTTCAATTTCGTTAACTATCAGCAGCTGGCTGAAATAGAGCTACAACGGTTCAGGGACGACCCAGGAGACCGGCAAAACCTAAACCGTTCATTTGAAATATACCAGCTCATTGATTCACTGATGTTCCGACAAATAAGAGCAGTGGAAGAAGACGCCCTGCTGATGTTTTTGCGTATTGGCCGCATGGTTTATTCCGGGGCTATTGAAGCGAGCTTTCATTTGCATCAGCTTACCCAGGACACAGCTTACCTGAACCGGGCGCATTTGTATATGGAAAGGAGCAAAGGGCTTATTACCTATCAGGACTTGCTGGCCAGGAACAATGAATACTTTTCGGAAGTGCCGGAGGAGTTCAGAGCAAAGGAACTTCAACTGAAAGCTCAGATAGCCGCAATGAAGCGAAGCTATGCTTACGATTCAAGGGAAATGACTATGCTACTGCGAAAAGCCGATGACTACTATGCTGATATGCAGGACAAATACCCGGACTATTACAAAGCCAAATATCAGATTAATTCAGATTCGTATGCTCATTATGCTGGCATGGCAGACGCCCGTGAAGCCACCTTTGTGCAGTATTTTGTGGACGACGATTATGTTTATTCCCTAAGTTACGGCGGTGAGGGCCGATTTGAACGGGTAGAGATGGATACGTCTGTTACCACTGCTCTCAAGGTGGTGGGCACGCAGCTTTCGAAGCTGCCCAATCGACAGGATGTGGAGGCAAAAAAGGCCTTTATGGAATCCTCAGCGCAGCTGTACGACAAGTTAATAAGGCCGTTGGGCAAGATCCAAAAGTCTCTACTGGTCATTCCAGACGGGGTGTTGGCTTATCTCCCGTTTGAAGTGCTTACAAAGGAGGTGGCCGTGTCATTTCGGGATGCACCTTATCTGATCAGGACCTGTGAGGTAAACTATGCACCGAGTTTGCAAATTTATTCCCTGAGTCAGCATATGCAGACAAGCCGAACAGATGAAGTTGTTGCTTACTCATTTACCAAAAGCCTGGGTGAACTTTATGCCCTGCCTGGTACAAAAAAGGAAGTGGCGCTCCTGGATAAAATATTTTCGGAGAGTGACATCCTGCTGAGAACAAACGAAGAAATAACCCGACAAAGGTTGATAGATGATCTGGTGTCGGCTGGAGATATTATGCACCTGGGTTTACATGCATCGTCCAGTTTGGCCGATAAATTGGAGAATAAGATTGCCTGCTATTCTTCCTCAGGCCTCGATCAGGATGCCCTGTATGGGTACGAAATTGCACCCTTGTCGATCAGGGCGCATACGGTAGTGCTCACGGCCTGTCAGTCAGCGTTTGGGCCCGTGGTGGAAGGAGAAGGCACCTATAGCCTGGCCAGGGCATTTAAGCAGGCAGGAGTGAGCAATGTGGTAGCGTCTTTGTGGAACCTTTCCGACGGCACCACTTCTACATTGGTTGGAAGCTTTTACAACGCACTGAGTCAGGGAAAAAGCGCTTCAACCAGCCTTTCACTTGCCAAGCGACAATACCTGAAAGAAGCGGACGAGCTTATGGCTCATCCGCATTTTTGGTCTGGGCTTGTTTGCCAGGGGCAGTAGCAAAATTTCCCTACCTGGGTTCGATGTGCGCAGCCCTGGTAATGTAAAGGCCAAGTGTGGGATCGTAGGTGACCGGGGCATCCAGTGCGACGCCGTCTTCTGCAGGGTCATAAGCCCGCCATGCGCCTCTTGGTTCCCCACCCCGGGGAGGTACAGCACCATCGCATACATAGTAGCCAATAGTGAAGTCGGGTAGTATGAATGGATAGAAGCGCATGTTATTGAAAGTAAAGTATTCTTTGGATACCCCCGCTCCATTGCCTGCTTTTGCCAGCACTCGTTTTGGGCAACCAAAAGGCCCGAAAATCCGCTTGTCCTCAAAAAACTCTTTCAGGTAGCCAGCGCTGTCGCCCATGTTCACAAGAAAGAGGCCGTGCATGTCGACTCGTTTTCCGTTGACAACACGAGCCTCTTCAAAGTAGGCAGGTATGGTCATTGAAGCGAGAGCAAAATTGGAATCAACGCAGTTTACCTGATAAGAAAAACCATATACCGACAGCCCAGCCAGGTTGTACTCGTGGATGTCGTAAGCTGGGATCATTGATGTGGATTCAGTAACAGAAATAGCAGTTGACTTGGGGGGCAGCGATGTGAAATCATCCTTTTTTGCGTAAAGCTTAATAGTTGACATAATGATTAGTGTTAGTTTCTGCTCAAGGTAAGGAATATGCAACGCCTGGGGAATACTTACTTTTAAGGAAAGTGACTTCTGCTCGAAACTGATATATTTTGTGTTGTTCAGGCTGGTGGCCTGGTGAACAAATGCGTGAAGTGATGGTTATTGTGGAGTGGAACGATCAAACTACTCGTCATGCATACTATTTTATCACATTTCAAACGTTTGTTTGAATAATCTTGCTATATTTCGTTCTCGATTTGAACCAAATAAACTACACGTTATGAAAATGAACTTTATTAAATGGGCGAAGATATTTAGCCTGCCAGCCATGGCGCTTGGTCTCCTTGTTTTCACCGGTTGCGGTGGCGATGATGAGGAAGAAGTACCAACAATGGACATTGTAGAGCTTATTAGCTCTGATAAATACAAGCAAGCTTCCGGGGCTGCTGAAGGGGAGTCGCTAGATTCTCTTGTAAAGTATCTGGGTGTATATCCTGATCTGGTTGAGTTGCTGGGCGGCTCTACTGAATACACGCTTTTTGCACCAAGTAACTCTGCTTTCAAAAGCCTTCTTGCTACGCCAGGGTTTCCAGAAGACATTACTGACATTAACCCTGAAATTGTAAAAGGTGTATTGTCTTACCATGTTGTGTCCGGCACCAAGCTGAAAGCTGATTTGACTGCAGGCACCTCAGTGACCACAGCAGAAACAGAGGCAATTGTTGTGAATGCCGACGGTACTCTGAAAACAGGCTCAACCAACCAGGCTATTGAGATCGTCTCGGCTGACTTGAAGGCTACCAATGGTGTGGTGCATTTAGTGGCTACGGTATTAATTCCACCATCTGTTGGCACGTCGTTAACTCCTATTTTGGGAACTAATGCAGGAACCATCCTGCTTGGGGCACCTTTCACCACTTTGGCAGCTGGTATTAAGCTTGGCGATGCATATGCTGCAGCGAACAGTAAGCCAACATTGACGTCTATTCTGGCTGGAAGCACTGTTCACACAGTTTTTGCACCCACCAATGCGACTTTTACTGCCGGACAAATTACTGCTAACACATTTACCGGTGAGCAGTGGTATGGCATTATTGCGAATCACGTGGTACTTGGCCAAACTATTGCACCAGCGGATTTGACGACTGGAAAGTCTTTCAATACTGCTGCAGGAGGGAAAATTCTTGTATTTAATAATACTGCTGCTATACCTCCTAAAAACGGTGTCGGAATCTATTTGGACGGCAACGGTTCAGTAGACCTTAACGTTCAGTCAACGTATACTACTTTCGATGCAGAGGTGGCTTTGCCGAACGCAGCAGAAAATAGTAACGGAGTGATTCACGTAATTGCAGGAGTGTTATCACCGTTATAAAACTTGAATCAACATTAGCACAAATAAAAAAGGCCGGATCATCCGGCCTTTTTTATTTTCTCTTATTGATATTCCAACAACAGTGGGACAAAAGCCTCCACATAGGGCACCACACCTGTATAATGGGTGAATCCTTCTAAAGGAGTGAGGGTCAGGACAGACGTTGGCGTTCCATTTTCTATCAGTTTATTGTAACTGTCCACAGAGTTTTGATAGGGTACTGTTACATCTGCCGTGCCATGAAACATATAGGTTTTGGTGGTAGGCGTCCAGTCAGTCAGTCCGTTGTCGTTAAACCCATCTACCAGGTATTGGTAATCTGGGTTGGTATCAATGTTTTCAAGTAAATCAGGCTGTACCAATTCAGAAATAGTATAGCTTAATTCCTCGTTGATTTGTCCGCCGCTTTTGCTCCCGTCGAATAGGTTTGGGATTTTCTCTGCGTAGGCTTCCACAAAGAAATTGGAAAGTGGTTCAGTCCAGCCATAGTACGTTTGATAAGCAAGGGCTACGTAGGCAAGAAAAAACGGATTGTCGTACGTTTCCAGCCCGAAAAAGTACTCCTGCATACCCTTCACGTCATACCCACCAGAAGATGGAAATGACGCCAGCAATTCGAAGCCATCCAATGGATCATTTTCAATCGCCTGTTGTGTTGCCATGGTCGCATAACCTCCCTGAGAATAGCCAGCCAGGAATAGGTGTTCATTGAAGTTGAGGTTATGCTCCTGGGCCAACTGATGTGCCGCTTTTAAATTGTCAATGATGGGAGTTGATGTAGCTTCTTTCACATAGTAGGGGTGAAGAATGTCCTTAGAACTACCGAAGCCTATAAAATCTGGAACTACCGTAATGAACCCAGTACTGGCCAAGGCAGCATAGAGGATAAGAGAACTGTTTTGTACCGAAGAAGCCGAAGGCGCTTCCGAGTGGGAAGCAATGGTGCCGTGCTGGAAGCTTATCATGCCGACAGGTTCCACCGTCGTGGGTATTACTATTAGCCCTGAAGCAGTAATCTCCTGGCCCTTGTATTCGGTTACGTAGGTAACCTTATAGAGTTCTGTATTGTATTTTATGGCCTCTGAAGGGATGTCTATGCCCGAAAAAGCTATAAAACCTTTCAACTCTCCGGCAGGACGGTCAAGAAATAGATTGGCCTCCGTTAGGTTGTTGTACTTTACCGAAGGCCCGCCGTCGTCGTCTTTTTGGCACGAGGTGATGCCGAGTAGTAGAATAAACAGGAAACTGAGCAGATAATTCTTTTTCATAGTCATGGGCTTAAATAAAAAAGGCTGTCGTATCAAAGACAGCCTTTAAGGGCAAATTGTTGTTAGATTAATTCATTAGTTCATCAAAAGTGAGCGACACATAGTAGATAGCGCCAATATTGGGGCCGCCTAAGCTCTGGATATAATAGGTATTGAGAATGTTGGAACCGCCAACTTTCAGCATCGATTTGATATTGGGCAACTTAAAGCTCATTTGCGCATCCACCGTGGTGTAAGCTGGCACCATTCCAAACGCTGGTGCTACGAAAGACGACTGCCATTCGAACTCAGTTTGCCATCTCATGGCCACGTTGAAACCAATAATGTCCGTCAGTTTTCGGTTGGCAAACGACACATTCACTTTGTGCTCAGGTGTGTTGTATTCAGCCAGGAAGTTTTCCGGCACATCGTTCAGCACGTTCCAGCTATGGTTGGCCGAAATGGTATATCCCCTGCTTAAATTGTAGGTAAGCCCAATAGCAGTGCCTTGCGATGTTACGGTCTGATCAATGTTGGTGTAAATCTGGAAAGTATTCAGATCAGTTCCGTTCAGAATTGTGGCGTAGTTGGGTGTGCCTACCAGTTCAGGGCTGGGAGCAGTGGCAGAGGTATACTCTGTCGCTTTTCTTATTCTGATTTGAGAAATAAAATCATCATAGATATTATAATAATAGCCAGCATCGATCAGGAGTTTGTTTTGGATCAATGTTTTATAGCCGATTTCGAACGACTTCACCTGCTCTGGTTTCACTGGATTGAAAGTCGTTACGGGCGTCAGCAGGGCAATGTTGGCCGGGTTGAAGATTGCTGCCGGAGTCGCCCCCTGATTGAATACCGCTGTGCCGTAGTTCTGAACTGAAAAGCCTTCATAACCCAGTGGAACTCCAGTGCTTGACACTTCGGTAAGGTTGTACTTCTCAGCATATCTTGGAAGCCCCCCCAGCAGCCTGGCACTGATGATGCTAAGGTCGATGTGCTGGCCTTGTGTGGTGGGTATTCTAAATCCGGTTTGGAACGACGCCCGCAGGTTGTGGTTTTCTTTGACCTTCCAAACCGCTGAAAGCCTTGGGTTCACCCGTCCTTTGAAGTTCTGGTTTTTATCGTAGCGAACAGAGCCTGATAGTTTCACTTTGCGGTCGCCTATCCACTTGCCAAACTGTGTGTAGATACCCTGTTCTGCAATGGTGATGGGCGCATCTGCATCGTCAAAAATCGTTCCGCCGGAGTTGAGCTCATACAACCTGTAGCTGGCTCCAACTTGCAGTTCCATGAAGTCGATCTCATTTTTGAAGTCGTACTGACCTTCTGCATGATACAAGTTTGTACGGTCGTTGAATCCCGGACCTTTTGGAACCACACCAACTAAAGCCCTTTTCTTTATGTCCTGAAATTCCTTCGAATTGGGGTCAAGTACAAACAGGTCATTGAAAACACCTCTTGCGTAGGCATGGCCCGCCTGCTGCACCTGAATTCTTTCGGCATCAGATAGTGCATTGACGTCGCCCGGAGCGTAACCCGAATTGTACAGATATCTAAGGTATTCTATACCGTAATTGCCCAAAGCGCTCGAAACGTCAAAGTTAGGATTGACCCTTGCAGCGGCCAGGTCGTTGACCCTCTTGGCCAAAAACTCCGTGATATATGAATCTCCTGAGTTCTCTCTGGTTGTGTAAGCACGCACATAGAAATTATCACCTCTCAGCTGCAGCCGGTGTTGCATAATGCCGAAGTTGTTTAGAGAATACCTTTGAGCGCCGGTGTAGATACTAGTGCCCCAACCTCCGTTGAAGAGGTAACTCAATTCCATTCTATCGTTGGGGCGATAAAAAAGCCCCACGCTTGCTTTCTTGTTTTCAGCGCCGTAATCAATGAGATCAACCTCCTTGTATGGGGTGACTGAAACTACGTTGCTCGGAAGATCGCCAGCGGCGGCGTAGGTCTGGGCGGAAACACCCGGCTCAAATACGGCGTTTCTGGCCAGCACATTCCAGTTGGCGCTGAGAGGGAAAATAGCGAGGTTGATGGAAGCCTCATCGCCCATATAGTGCAGCCTGTCCGACCCTGGGTTAGAGCTGAAACCTTCAGGCGTCCTGGCTATTTCCCGGTCTACATCGCTGGTGCCGTGCCAGTCCTCAGCCTTGCTGTAGGCGAGGTTTACTTTGAAGGCGAACTTGTTATTGAATGACTTGGCGTAACGAAGGGCGCCTTCGTAAAGGGGAGCGGCATCATGACCTGATTTTTCTCCGCCTCCCACATGGTTAATACCCACTTTTGAGAAGGCACTCACGCCCTGGTATTCAAAGGGACTTTTACTGTTAACCAGTAGAATCCCGTTAAAAGCATTGGGGCCATATAGTGCAGACGAAGCACCCGGAATCAGTTCCACACTTTCTACATCCAGTTCTGATGGGCCATTTAAGTTGCCAATTGGAAAATTGAGAGCAGGAGCCTGCGTATCCATCCCGTCTGTAAGCTGCACAAATCTGGTGTTGCCGGTGTTGGCAAACCCTCTGGTATTGATGATTTGGAAGTTGATACTACTGCTGGTAACGTCGACTCCCTTTAGTGACGCAATGCCTTTGTAGTAATTGTCAGCAGCGGTGGACTGCACTGCCAGGATGTCCATCTTCTCGATAGATACCGGCGACTCAAGGATACTCTCTTCCACCCTGGAGGCTGAAATGACTACCTCCTGCCCGAGCATCGTTTGCTCCTGCATCTTGATGTCAATATTGCTCATGGCGGCATTGCTCACCACAAACTCCTGTGTGGTATACCCTATGTAGGATATTTGAAGCGTGAAAGGAGGCGCATCGCTGACGCTGAGTTTGAAGTTCCCATTGATGTCGGTTACAGTACCCAACACCTTGCCCTTCACAAGGATGTTGACTCCGGCAAGTCCGTCGCCATTGGCAGCATCAGTTATTTTGCCCGAAATGCTGGTTTGAGCTATCGCCGTTGACGCAGCGAATAAAAGTAGAAATAGTAAGTTTAAGCAAGTAGATATCTTCTTCATAGGGTCATTTTTAAGCTAATCCTTAAATCTAAATCTTTTTTTGAGAATTTGGCAAAGTGATTCTCTGTATGGGATATTTAAATAAGGTCTAATCAGGAGGCTTGTTTTGGCTGGTAATAATAAAGATATAACTATTGCATATACTTGAGCCATCGACGGGGCAAAATGTGACACATGGATTGCCTCTTGATAGGTATTTGCCTTATCTTATGAGCTCATTAAACACCCTTTTGCCATGAAAGCCCTTGTGCTGGAAGCCTACAATCAATTTACGTATAAGGAAGTGCCCGACCCGAAGATCGCCGACAACGAAGTGCTGGTGAGAGTTAAAGCCGCCGGGATATGCGGCAGCGATGTTCATGGTATGGATGGCAGCTCCGGTAGAAGGCTTCCACCCGTTATTATGGGGCATGAGGCTGCCGGTGAAATAGCAGCAGTGGGGAGCAATGTGGCCAACTGGAAGGCGGGGGACAGGGTTACTTTCGATTCTACCATTTTTAAGAAAGATGACTGGTTTACACGACAAGGTCATTACCAGCTCAGTGATGGTAAAATGGTGGTGGGCGTGTCTACACCGGACTTCCGAAAAGATGGTGCCTTTGCAGAATATGTGGTATTGCCCGAGCACATTCTTTATAAGCTTCCAGATGCCATTTCTTACACACAGGCCGCTTTTGTGGAACCAGCGGGGGTAGCGCTTCATGGCATTGAAATTACCCAACCCTCCATGACGGATATTGTGGTGGTGGTGGGAGTAGGCATGGTGGGCTCGTTTGTGCTTCAGCTACTAAAAATCAGAGGCTGCCGGAAAGTGATTGCCGTGGACATCGACGACTTTAAGCTGGACCTTGCCAGAAAGCTGGGTGCCGACCACGCCTTTCTGCCGGACGACCCGAAGTTGATGGAGACGGTGAAAGCCTTGACCGACGGACGTGGGGCTGATGTAGTGTTTGAGGTGGTGGGAGAGGAGGACAGTGTGAATACCTGTATCTCTGCTGTTCGCAAAGGAGGCAAAGTGACATTGATTGGCAATGTAACTCCAACGATCAATTTTCCTGTGCAGTCGGTAGTTACCCGGGAAATAAGAGTGCAGGGATCGTGCGCCATTAATGGCGAATATCCTGCGGTGCTGGATTTGATTGCAACCGGTCGCCTGGACGTAACAAGTATTTTGTCGGCGGAGGTACCGTTATCCGAAGGTGCCGCCTGGTTTGATCGATTGTATAACAAAGAAAAAGGCCTCATGAAAGTGATGCTAAAGCCTTAAGAAAAAATGGAGAAAATTAGAGTAGGAGTAGTTGGAAGTGGAAAAGCCGCAGGCATGCATGCCGATGGCATTGTCAATATCAAAAATGCCAGTCTCGTGGCGGTGCAAAGCCGAAGCAAGGAAAGAGGAGAGGCTTTTGCCGGGAAGTATGGGGCCAAGGCCTATCAGGATATTGCCGACATGGTTTCGGCTGAAAAGCTGGATATGGTTACGGTCTGTTCACCCCATCCTAACCACCTTGAGGCGGTGGAAGCGGCTATGAGCCAGGGTGCGCACGTGCTGGTGGAAAAACCTCTGGCCTCCACGCTGGAAGACTGCGACGCCATGATTGCCGCCTCAAAGAAATACGGAAAGAAGCTGGGCATGGTAAGCCAGCGGCGTATTTTGCCAGCTTCGCAAAGGATTAGAAAGGCGATTGACGCCGGGAAGGTTGGCAGCCCTGCGCTGGGAATAGCCCAGCTGCTTGGCTGGCGTGGAGAAGACTACTATAAAAGCGACCCCTGGCGAGGTAGCTGGGAGCACGAAGGAGGCGGTGTGCTGGTGAACCAAGCCCCGCACCAAATCGATCTGCTGCAATGGTATATGGGTGGAGAAATGGAATCTTTGTATGGCGTATGGAACAATATCAATCACCCCTACATTGAAGTGGACGACACTGCGGTGGCGATCATTAAGTTCAAAGGAGGTGGTATCGCCAACCTCATTTTGAGCAACTCTCAGAAGCCGGGGCTTTACGGAAAAGTACATATCCACGGCTCCAATGGCGCATCTGTAGGTGTGCAAACCGACGGAGGAGCGATGTTCATTGCAGGTATCTCAAAAGTACAAGAGCCGCCCAAAACCGACCTTTGGACCGTGCCAGGGGAAGAAGGCCTGGTGGCGCAGTGGGAAAAAGAAGACGTCGACTTGTTTCACAGAGAGGATCCCATTGAATACTTCATAAGGGCCCAGAACCAGGACTTCGTGGATGCGATCATCAATGACAGGCCGCCGATGGTAGATGGAAAAGAGGGTAGAAAAACTGTCGAGATATTCACGGCCATCTACCGCTCAATGAAAGAGGGGAAAGAGATTAAATGGCCTTTAATCTGAGATGCTCAATTGTCCGGTTCTGAGTCGACTATTTGTTTCAAGTGGTCGTTCAGTTCAGGTATCCTGTTTATGATGACGTCCCAAACGATTTCATAGTCTACGCCGAAATAATCATGGATCAATTTATCTCTCATTTGAGCCATT contains:
- a CDS encoding galactitol-1-phosphate 5-dehydrogenase, producing MKALVLEAYNQFTYKEVPDPKIADNEVLVRVKAAGICGSDVHGMDGSSGRRLPPVIMGHEAAGEIAAVGSNVANWKAGDRVTFDSTIFKKDDWFTRQGHYQLSDGKMVVGVSTPDFRKDGAFAEYVVLPEHILYKLPDAISYTQAAFVEPAGVALHGIEITQPSMTDIVVVVGVGMVGSFVLQLLKIRGCRKVIAVDIDDFKLDLARKLGADHAFLPDDPKLMETVKALTDGRGADVVFEVVGEEDSVNTCISAVRKGGKVTLIGNVTPTINFPVQSVVTREIRVQGSCAINGEYPAVLDLIATGRLDVTSILSAEVPLSEGAAWFDRLYNKEKGLMKVMLKP
- a CDS encoding TonB-dependent receptor domain-containing protein; the encoded protein is MKKISTCLNLLFLLLFAASTAIAQTSISGKITDAANGDGLAGVNILVKGKVLGTVTDINGNFKLSVSDAPPFTLQISYIGYTTQEFVVSNAAMSNIDIKMQEQTMLGQEVVISASRVEESILESPVSIEKMDILAVQSTAADNYYKGIASLKGVDVTSSSINFQIINTRGFANTGNTRFVQLTDGMDTQAPALNFPIGNLNGPSELDVESVELIPGASSALYGPNAFNGILLVNSKSPFEYQGVSAFSKVGINHVGGGEKSGHDAAPLYEGALRYAKSFNNKFAFKVNLAYSKAEDWHGTSDVDREIARTPEGFSSNPGSDRLHYMGDEASINLAIFPLSANWNVLARNAVFEPGVSAQTYAAAGDLPSNVVSVTPYKEVDLIDYGAENKKASVGLFYRPNDRMELSYLFNGGWGTSIYTGAQRYSLNNFGIMQHRLQLRGDNFYVRAYTTRENSGDSYITEFLAKRVNDLAAARVNPNFDVSSALGNYGIEYLRYLYNSGYAPGDVNALSDAERIQVQQAGHAYARGVFNDLFVLDPNSKEFQDIKKRALVGVVPKGPGFNDRTNLYHAEGQYDFKNEIDFMELQVGASYRLYELNSGGTIFDDADAPITIAEQGIYTQFGKWIGDRKVKLSGSVRYDKNQNFKGRVNPRLSAVWKVKENHNLRASFQTGFRIPTTQGQHIDLSIISARLLGGLPRYAEKYNLTEVSSTGVPLGYEGFSVQNYGTAVFNQGATPAAIFNPANIALLTPVTTFNPVKPEQVKSFEIGYKTLIQNKLLIDAGYYYNIYDDFISQIRIRKATEYTSATAPSPELVGTPNYATILNGTDLNTFQIYTNIDQTVTSQGTAIGLTYNLSRGYTISANHSWNVLNDVPENFLAEYNTPEHKVNVSFANRKLTDIIGFNVAMRWQTEFEWQSSFVAPAFGMVPAYTTVDAQMSFKLPNIKSMLKVGGSNILNTYYIQSLGGPNIGAIYYVSLTFDELMN
- a CDS encoding Gfo/Idh/MocA family protein, whose product is MEKIRVGVVGSGKAAGMHADGIVNIKNASLVAVQSRSKERGEAFAGKYGAKAYQDIADMVSAEKLDMVTVCSPHPNHLEAVEAAMSQGAHVLVEKPLASTLEDCDAMIAASKKYGKKLGMVSQRRILPASQRIRKAIDAGKVGSPALGIAQLLGWRGEDYYKSDPWRGSWEHEGGGVLVNQAPHQIDLLQWYMGGEMESLYGVWNNINHPYIEVDDTAVAIIKFKGGGIANLILSNSQKPGLYGKVHIHGSNGASVGVQTDGGAMFIAGISKVQEPPKTDLWTVPGEEGLVAQWEKEDVDLFHREDPIEYFIRAQNQDFVDAIINDRPPMVDGKEGRKTVEIFTAIYRSMKEGKEIKWPLI